GCTGATCGCCGCGACCAGCGCACCGACCGCGCCCAGCACCCAGCGTTCCCTGACGTGCTTGACCAGCACCGCCGCCAGCGGCGCGGCCACCATGCCGCCCACCAGCAGGCCGAGCACGATCTCCAGATGGTCCAGGCCCATGCTCAGGAAGAACGTCAGCGAGATGGCCAGCGTGACCAGGAATTCCGACGCATTGACCGTGCCGATGGTGGTACGGGCAAGGCCACCACGGGCGAGCAGGGTGGAGGTCGCCATCGGCCCCCAGCCGCCACCGCCACTGGCATCCAGCAGGCCGGCGACGAAGCCCAGCACCGGGATGCGCCGCACCTCGCGCGGTGGGCGCGTGCGGCCGAACGCACGCAGCAGGATCAGCACCGCCAGCACCAGCAGGTAGGCGTGGACGAACGGCCGGATGGTGTCGCCGGGCAGCTGCGTCAGCAGCCACGCGCCGATCACGCCACCGACCATGCCCGGCAAGGCCAGGCGCAGGAACAGCCGCCGGTCGACGTTGCCGAACGCGAGGTGCGACACCCCCGACGCGCCCGTGGTGAAGATCTCGGCGGTGTGCACGCTGGCACTGACCGCCGCGGGGGGCAGGCCCATGCCGAGCAGGATCGACGACGACACCAGTCCGAACGCCATACCCAGCGCGCCGTCGACGAGCTGCGCGCCGAGGCCGATCAGGACGAACCACCAGAAGGCGTCGGTCAGTTCCATGGAGCTTCCAGTGGCCGGAGTAGCCGAGCGCGCAGAGTAATGATCGGCCGTGAAGCCGGTGGCGTCATCGCAGTCGCGCGATCAGCAAGTGGTGGCGTGCCGGCAGCGTGGGCGCCCGGCGGCGCGGTGAAGCTCAGGCGTCGCCGAGGTGCTTGATGAAACGCAGCGTGCCGTCGCTGTAGCCGCAGGCCTTGTAGAAGGCGTGGGCGTCGCTGCGCTGCGAGCCGCTGGTGATCTCCAGCCGCGCCGCGCCGCCGAAGCGCGC
This portion of the Luteimonas yindakuii genome encodes:
- a CDS encoding sulfite exporter TauE/SafE family protein, whose product is MELTDAFWWFVLIGLGAQLVDGALGMAFGLVSSSILLGMGLPPAAVSASVHTAEIFTTGASGVSHLAFGNVDRRLFLRLALPGMVGGVIGAWLLTQLPGDTIRPFVHAYLLVLAVLILLRAFGRTRPPREVRRIPVLGFVAGLLDASGGGGWGPMATSTLLARGGLARTTIGTVNASEFLVTLAISLTFFLSMGLDHLEIVLGLLVGGMVAAPLAAVLVKHVRERWVLGAVGALVAAISGYNIVRAGLGMF